ttggagaatttgatgtttccccattcaaagagatagtagctgcacttgcatgcccgagacgcgtttcaaagatggccaccgagtgatgaaatgacttgtcttaaagggactttttCGTACTACTTAGGAGCGTAGTTTTTAAAGTATGCgaagtaaattcaaattcaaatgtagtacctactcagatAATAAACGATTTTGGATGCATTTGTCTACACCAGACATGGGCAGTGCGATGCAACGCTTTGTCCAGTGTTGACAGCTTCAAGCCTGGTTTACGGTGCATTCACACGGGCCACTGGCATGGACACCTGACAGAGGGCGTCTCCAAAGCTTGGTACTGACGCAACCATCATACCAGCTAACTTACATGCTATGCTATGCTAACGGTCATTCAATGCTAAACTGAGTACACACCAGCGTTGTATCACTGTCACTCAGTGATAAACAGGAGTACACGTCTGCTGCATTTTTCAACTTCTGCCGCAAGCGTCGCCATTGATGTGGTGCAAaggaacccacaattcagttcagCAATGCATGACGTCACTGCCGTTGCTTGCGGCAGAAGTTGAAAATTTTTCAACTTTTCAAGCACCAAAGCAGGCGTGTGCTCTGTTTATCATTAGATGACAGCTAGCATAGCATGGAAAGTAAGCTggaagtaatgtgattggctgctgtcatttaaaaaaaagattaatataCATTTCTAATGCTATACTTTGTGTTATATTACCTTGGCAGTTAATTacacaaaacaaattaatactGCTGTAGGGGTGCTTCTAATACAACGGCTGAGGGAGTGACGACAAATTTCACATCATTCTCTCTGCTGTAATCAGTCTCTCTATATTTtcccctcttttggaaagtcgTGGAAATGCtatcatggatttttttttcttttgctattggaGCAAATGGGAacagaaaaattatatttgctgTTTTGGCCGTTATAGAAGTTTACCCAATATGACAGCACTTCTGAGAACCCTGGAAATGTAAAAAGAATCCATTAGAGTCCCTTTGTATAATAAGCATTTAaagttttaagattttaaagAACTGACCTGTAGTATATCTGTAGTAGCCTACTCTGTAGTATTGCGTCATCATGATATCTGAAAATGTCAGTTAGTTTGAGTTTAAAGTTCAGATGTGTCACATAAGACACTAAGTCAATAAAAACCCGTTGACTTGCATTCACTCTCGTATTTGACGTCTTTATGtagatatattataaaaatatagcaTCTGGGCAGAAAGTAATCTTTAAACTGTAGACTCTCAGTGTGTTTAGTTCACTGAAAAACGTAAATCGGTCCAGTCTAATTGTGCGCTGTTTCTTTAACTGACCGTGCCTGGAGTAAACATTACGCTCGCTACTATTTCACAAAGAGCGCTTCTACTGCCTCTACCAGAACTTCAAAGAGCCCTGGGCATTATCCATTACGCGGAAAGACAGGAAATAACTCCGCAAAAGAACATTTCTTCACAGAAGACGTTAACAGCAGGACTCCCCGTGCGTTCACCTCAGTGTCCGATGGGCTTCCCCTGTCTGCGGTTCGCACCAGGAAGTGAGCAGGTGAGACGCACCTGTTCGGAAACGCAGACTGAAACTGAACATTTCTAACTGCTTGCAAACAGTTCGGTTAACTGTATGATATGCCAAAACGCACATCACGTACTAATTACTCAAAACAGCTATTCGCTGATAAAAAGAAGACATGGCTTAGACCTGAACTGGGCTCCAAAGCCGGATTACGTGTTGCGTTTTTGAAATCCCGAACTATACAGGTGGGACGCGAAATTGTTCACACGAGTTTCGGACATTGTTATGGGGAATCAAGTGGAGAAACTTACCCATTTGAATTACAATGAATTACCCACGACTGACCCTAATGGATTCGACCCAGAGGACGACACTCCACGGATCGGTGTGTCTTACATTTTCTCCACGGATGACGACGAGCAAGAGGACCACATCGAAGAGACAGAAAAAGAAGATGTCAAACATTACGACTGCCGCAATGAATTAGAATGCGCGGTATATTATCGCGACGAGTGTATATACGAAAGGAGTAGCAGGTTCGGCGAAGTGGGAACGCTGTCGTGTGAGAACTTACCGAATAAGTGCAATCCCGGTGACCTGGTGGAGTTTGTGGCTATCGGCCAGTACCCGCACTGGGCGGTATGTGTTGGCGACCTACAGGTAGTCCATTTGCACAGAAACGAGATTAAATGCGACTTTCTTTTTGACGCAAGTCAAGGTAAAAGGGGCAGAATTGTAAACGACCTGTATAAGTTCCGCGCGCTGAGCCCGGATGTTGTGGTGCAGAATGCCATGGAGCAAATAGGGATGAAAGAGCGAGATATTTGCTGGAAGAACTCTGAATGCTTCGCTGCCTGGTGCAGGTTTGGCAAACGCGAATTTAAAATTGGAGGGGAGATTCGAATTGGAAAGCAGCCGTACAAGATGAAACTGCAACTGTCTGAAAAGAAAAGTCACATTTTGGACTTTCAAAGTTTAGAGGATTTGATCATGGAAAAGAGGAGAAACGACCAAATGGGAAGGGAAGCCGTCATACAGGAACTGGAGAATCATTTAAATGGCACAGAAGACACTGAGAATGATTACAATTGTAACTGATGGATCAAACAGGGAGATTCTCTAGTGGGCAAACAGCCTCATCATGGAGGATATTGGCTATATTTGTAATCACCT
The Chanodichthys erythropterus isolate Z2021 chromosome 2, ASM2448905v1, whole genome shotgun sequence DNA segment above includes these coding regions:
- the lratd2b gene encoding protein LRATD2, encoding MGNQVEKLTHLNYNELPTTDPNGFDPEDDTPRIGVSYIFSTDDDEQEDHIEETEKEDVKHYDCRNELECAVYYRDECIYERSSRFGEVGTLSCENLPNKCNPGDLVEFVAIGQYPHWAVCVGDLQVVHLHRNEIKCDFLFDASQGKRGRIVNDLYKFRALSPDVVVQNAMEQIGMKERDICWKNSECFAAWCRFGKREFKIGGEIRIGKQPYKMKLQLSEKKSHILDFQSLEDLIMEKRRNDQMGREAVIQELENHLNGTEDTENDYNCN